The genomic DNA TCCTGAAGACATTTGGCGAATTTGCGAATCATTAATTGAAAGTAAAAAGCTATTTCCCCAAGAAAAAATTGTTTTAGAATCAGAAATTCATCAAAATAATGGTGTCTATTTTCGCTTGAGAGTGCGTTGGTTTATGATCGAACAAATGACACAAGAATGTTTGTTAGTAACAATTGAAGATAAACATCAATCTTTAAGAGAAATAGTTAGCAGTGATGTTCATCAATACGATTTAACACCCAGAGAAGCAGAAGTTTGGTTGCTTTATAAAGCCAACTATTCCTATAAAGAAATTGCGGAAAAACTTTACATTACCATAAATACTGTGAAAAAACACATGAAAAATATCCATGCTAAACGCAAGTCAATGATGGATGAAGAAGAAATTTAGTTAATTTAACTTGGTTAAATTCTCTATCGTAGGCGGCGCAATTCAGCATCAACTCTTTGTTTAAGTGTAGGGTCTGATTGTACAGCGTTTCTAATTTGTTGAAATCGACCAACTGATAATTGATTGGCTTCAATAGTCTGTCGAGAAAATTCACAAAAATCTTTTAATGCAGCTGGAACATTACCACCAGCAGCACAAGTGTTGTCAGGAACAGGTAAATTTCTCCTCGCCATTTCTTCAACTACAGCTAGTCGTCTTATTTCGATGGTATAAGCAGCTTGAGTATATCGTCTCACTTCATCATCACTGATTGACGACTGAGCCAAGGCAGCAGAACTCAGGATTAAATTTGGAGAACGAGAAGACAGATTGGGAGCTAGTCCACAGAGTACACCAATCAAAGCCAGAAAAGTTACAAGTAAAGATCGAGATATTACTTGGTTGAGGCTAGATAAGGAAATGGGAGAATTAACTTTAGTCATGAGTTAGATAATTTTTAGAACTAGCACACTAAATGGGATCTATTTAATTTGAAGCATCTTTTGGGTGTGAAGTTCCACCTTTTTGCAGACGATCGACAAAAGAGTTGGTGTAATTAAAATCAAAGAGAAGATCTCAGCAAGGCTACTTGTAAATTTGGCAGAGTTCGATCGCTTTGGTTTGCAGAGTAGCTATTGGCTCTGCTCCTTGTTTGAGACTAACCTCTAACTCTAGCAGGATGGGCAAGCTCTGAGAAAGTTGTTTGAGATCTAAAGAGCGAACTTCTTGTTGCAGAAAATAGATTCGCTTGGGATTAGCGACTTCTGCGGCTTTGGCGATCGCTTTTTCATCCCTTTCTCCCTCTTGTGTCATCAACTTCACCCACAACCAAGTGCGAAATTGCCCAATCAAAGTAGCTACAATTCTTAAAGCTGGTTCATTGCGATTAATTAAATCTGCCACTAATACCAGAGCTTTAGCTGCATCTCCCTGAATAATTGCCCCGGCTAGCTGCAAACTATTTTGCGTATTAGCTGTTACTAGTTTAGCAACAGTTTCTACCTCCAGAGCTTCTCGATGATTCCAGCTAAACAGTTGCAATTTTGCCAATTCCGAATTTAATAACCGAGTATCATTACCAACAGAGTGCGCCAAAAGTTCCAAAGCCGCAGGAGCTAACCTCACTCCCGCCTCTTGTGCCGCTTGCTTAACTCGCTGTATAATTTGGTCTGTCTTCCAGGGCGGAATTAAGGCAAATTCACGGATTTGAGCATATTTTTTGAGTAATTTTGTGCCTTTTAGTCGTTCGTCAGGTTTACTCCGACTAGTTAGTAAAAGTGTGGAAGTTTCCGGGACAAAAGGCAAGGTACGTTCTAGTTCAGCTAACAACTGTTCTGGACAATGTTGGCCAATATTAGTATCAACTAACCAAACAAAACGTTGTCCCATACCAAATGGCGGAGTCATAGCTTGATTTAAAGCTTGAAGTATGGCATCTGGTCGATCGGCAAAAATTTTGTCATAGTTGAAACTAGCCCAGTGGGGATCGAGTACAGATTCACGCAAATCAACAACAGCTTTTTGGAGAGTGAAATCATCCTCCCCCCAATAAAGGTAAATTGGCATAAGGAACACCTAATTAAGTAAATTTGTGGTTTATTTCTCCGCAAAACTCGATCTGGAAAATTTGAGATCAATATTTCTCTTGGTGGACTTAACATTAAATTAAGAGAAACTTTAGTTAAACTCTATCAAGTTAAAAAAAGGCGAGGATATCAAGGTTGGACGATAACTATCAAACTTATCTGAATCGATTGGCAAAGATGACGCTGCCGGAAACTTACAAATCCCAAGCACAGCACATTCAAGAATCACCTAAGTTTGTGCCTACTGTTGAGGGGGGTAGAAAACCTGTTCCTTTCCCTGGATACACAATAATTACTCCTCCCAGTGAAGAAGACGCAGCAAACAATAGTTGTTATACAAATTTGCAGGATTGTCAAGAGCAAATTTTACAACAGTTTCCCAATTTAATGGTGCCAGTACCTCCAGCTAGTTTCCATTTAACTTTGGCAGATTTAATTTGGGCGAGTTCTTTCCTTGATGCGACAGAAAATCCTCAGTTTGAAGAGCAGTTACGCTCTTGCATCGGTCAAATTTTTGAGCAAACTCAACCTTTAGTCAGCGGCGGTAATCCGATTAAATTTCAGTTGTTGGGATTAATGATTATGCCGAGAGCGATCGGTGTTTCTTTAGTAGCAAAAGATGAATCAGCTTACGATCGCATAGTCAAGTTCCGTCGCGCTATCTACCAAAATAGTGACTTCATTGGGTTAGGAATCGAGCAACAATACGGTTTTACTGCTCACGTTACTTTAGGTTATTTTGGCGATATCTCCCAGCATTTCGATCGCGATCGCTTAAGTCACACGCTGTCCGATATGAATCTACAATGGCTAGATAATCCCCAAGAATTTTGGATACAAAGGGCGGAATTACGTAAGTTTGATGATATGACACGCTACTACCGCGAACCTGATTGGCCAGTCTTGGAATTTTAGATTTTCGATACTCAAATCTCCAAATTTCCAAGCTGTTCCACATTTATATTGCATGATTTCAAAAGCGGATAAATCGTTATAATTCTCTCTCCTGCCCCTCTGCCCCTCTGCCCCTCTGCCCCCATGCTGCCTCAATCATAGATTTAAATGTGTAACAGATGACTTTAACCATCCACCCAATTATGACCCAAAGTTTTGCGGTCATTGACCGAGAAATTGGCGATCATAATTTTAGTCCCCAAGAATATGCGATCGTTCGACGAGTAATTCACAGTACGGCTGATTTTGAATTTAAAGATTTAATTCGCTTCAGTCCAGGGGCAATTGATGCTGGTATTACCGCTATTCGTCATCGTCTACCCATTGTGACTGATGTGGGGATGGTTAAACAGGGTATCG from Phormidium ambiguum IAM M-71 includes the following:
- a CDS encoding DUF1868 domain-containing protein, encoding MDDNYQTYLNRLAKMTLPETYKSQAQHIQESPKFVPTVEGGRKPVPFPGYTIITPPSEEDAANNSCYTNLQDCQEQILQQFPNLMVPVPPASFHLTLADLIWASSFLDATENPQFEEQLRSCIGQIFEQTQPLVSGGNPIKFQLLGLMIMPRAIGVSLVAKDESAYDRIVKFRRAIYQNSDFIGLGIEQQYGFTAHVTLGYFGDISQHFDRDRLSHTLSDMNLQWLDNPQEFWIQRAELRKFDDMTRYYREPDWPVLEF
- the holA gene encoding DNA polymerase III subunit delta, giving the protein MPIYLYWGEDDFTLQKAVVDLRESVLDPHWASFNYDKIFADRPDAILQALNQAMTPPFGMGQRFVWLVDTNIGQHCPEQLLAELERTLPFVPETSTLLLTSRSKPDERLKGTKLLKKYAQIREFALIPPWKTDQIIQRVKQAAQEAGVRLAPAALELLAHSVGNDTRLLNSELAKLQLFSWNHREALEVETVAKLVTANTQNSLQLAGAIIQGDAAKALVLVADLINRNEPALRIVATLIGQFRTWLWVKLMTQEGERDEKAIAKAAEVANPKRIYFLQQEVRSLDLKQLSQSLPILLELEVSLKQGAEPIATLQTKAIELCQIYK
- a CDS encoding helix-turn-helix transcriptional regulator, which encodes MNLPKMIAVQDAPVKIVNPIKHSQSSFSPKLEPYNLFHGILEGFMDGILIFTEAGELLHANQSAKKICQQLPMGTNNSIPEDIWRICESLIESKKLFPQEKIVLESEIHQNNGVYFRLRVRWFMIEQMTQECLLVTIEDKHQSLREIVSSDVHQYDLTPREAEVWLLYKANYSYKEIAEKLYITINTVKKHMKNIHAKRKSMMDEEEI
- a CDS encoding DUF4168 domain-containing protein, whose protein sequence is MTKVNSPISLSSLNQVISRSLLVTFLALIGVLCGLAPNLSSRSPNLILSSAALAQSSISDDEVRRYTQAAYTIEIRRLAVVEEMARRNLPVPDNTCAAGGNVPAALKDFCEFSRQTIEANQLSVGRFQQIRNAVQSDPTLKQRVDAELRRLR